A part of Legionella sp. PATHC035 genomic DNA contains:
- a CDS encoding transporter substrate-binding domain-containing protein, producing MVAYDPPFSMNADQNHFFGFDIELMTELCKQIKAQCQFKPMLFDALFTDLNTGKIDLAIAAITITNERQQSFLFSLPYLASEARFITATHNSIHNLGQLTNKKIGIIQSSVFKQLIAQKFKTSSIKEYSSTNQLITALSQHEVDALLMDDFSADYWTANNTRLFKEVGKPFPVGIGYGIMAQMSSRALINQINKALKQVEKNGVYLSLYQKYFHTIPMH from the coding sequence ATGGTAGCATACGATCCACCGTTTTCAATGAATGCCGACCAAAATCATTTCTTTGGATTTGACATCGAGCTCATGACTGAACTATGCAAACAAATCAAAGCCCAATGTCAATTTAAACCCATGCTGTTTGACGCGCTGTTTACCGACCTAAATACTGGTAAAATTGACTTGGCTATAGCCGCAATTACCATCACGAACGAACGACAGCAATCCTTTCTTTTTAGTCTTCCCTATCTAGCCAGTGAAGCACGTTTTATCACTGCAACGCACAACTCGATTCATAACCTTGGGCAGCTAACCAATAAGAAGATAGGCATTATTCAAAGCTCTGTCTTTAAGCAATTGATTGCTCAGAAATTTAAAACCAGCTCGATTAAAGAATACTCCTCGACCAATCAATTAATCACGGCCCTAAGTCAACATGAAGTTGATGCCCTATTGATGGATGACTTTTCAGCTGATTATTGGACAGCGAATAATACCCGTTTATTTAAAGAAGTAGGGAAGCCCTTTCCTGTAGGCATTGGGTATGGCATTATGGCTCAAATGAGCTCTCGGGCGTTAATTAATCAAATCAATAAAGCACTAAAACAGGTTGAAAAAAATGGGGTCTATTTGTCTTTATATCAAAAATATTTTCACACCATACCCATGCATTAA
- a CDS encoding efflux RND transporter periplasmic adaptor subunit, with protein MNCLSLKAFLMLFLFLVSLNAPSTWANEASMGEKTEEVVEKGPHGGRLLKQENVSLELVLFSQGMPPHFRAYLYQNDKQTLSADTKLTLELTRFNQNKDRITFEPNDGFLQSNQAIPEPHSFDVAVKLTLSGKTYQWNYPSYEGRVMLLPSTLNAADIQTETAQEQTIKTQLKVVGKIVPNRDTMAPIYPRYAGIIKTMNKILGEEVIKGEPLVTIESNESLQNYTINAPITGTIVQKYATNGELAQGTKPIYDVANLNDVWADFTLYRKEASLVKKGMTVRVTGDEGTPDSTSTIFYISPLGIEDSQTTLARAVLSNTPRLWLPGMYVNGEIIIKERTVPVAVRLSAIQRMGEQEVVFVQQGNFFEATPVTLGQQDNQWAEVLLGLRAGQKYVTKNSFFIKAELGKEGASHED; from the coding sequence ATGAACTGCCTGTCACTAAAAGCCTTTCTCATGTTGTTTTTATTCCTGGTGAGTTTAAATGCACCGAGTACGTGGGCTAATGAGGCCAGTATGGGTGAGAAAACCGAAGAAGTGGTTGAAAAAGGGCCTCATGGGGGTCGATTGCTAAAGCAAGAGAATGTAAGTCTTGAGCTTGTTCTCTTTAGCCAAGGAATGCCACCTCATTTTCGTGCCTATCTTTATCAAAACGATAAGCAGACTTTGTCTGCTGATACCAAGCTTACTCTTGAGCTTACGCGATTTAATCAAAATAAAGACCGTATTACTTTTGAACCTAATGATGGCTTTCTACAAAGCAATCAAGCCATTCCCGAGCCTCATTCGTTTGATGTGGCTGTTAAACTCACATTATCAGGCAAAACCTATCAATGGAATTATCCAAGCTATGAGGGGCGTGTGATGTTGCTTCCCTCAACGCTTAATGCCGCAGACATCCAAACTGAAACGGCCCAAGAGCAAACCATAAAAACCCAATTAAAAGTAGTCGGAAAAATAGTACCCAACCGCGACACAATGGCACCTATATACCCCCGTTACGCAGGCATTATTAAAACCATGAATAAAATCTTAGGCGAAGAAGTGATAAAAGGTGAGCCATTAGTCACTATTGAGAGCAATGAAAGCCTACAAAACTACACGATTAACGCACCCATTACGGGCACCATCGTACAAAAATATGCGACCAATGGTGAGCTGGCACAAGGCACCAAACCAATTTACGATGTGGCTAATTTAAATGATGTCTGGGCTGATTTTACCTTATACCGTAAAGAAGCGTCTTTAGTGAAAAAAGGCATGACAGTCAGAGTAACCGGTGATGAAGGAACGCCTGATTCAACGAGCACTATTTTCTATATTTCACCGCTAGGAATTGAAGACAGTCAAACGACACTGGCCCGTGCGGTTTTGTCCAATACGCCTCGGCTGTGGCTTCCAGGCATGTATGTGAATGGGGAGATTATTATTAAAGAAAGAACCGTTCCGGTGGCTGTTCGTCTCTCAGCAATTCAACGCATGGGGGAACAAGAGGTGGTGTTTGTCCAACAAGGGAATTTTTTTGAAGCAACTCCTGTCACCCTAGGCCAGCAGGATAATCAATGGGCTGAGGTGCTTTTAGGATTGCGTGCTGGACAAAAGTATGTCACCAAGAACAGCTTTTTCATCAAAGCAGAGCTTGGCAAGGAAGGCGCAAGCCACGAGGACTAA
- a CDS encoding ArsR/SmtB family transcription factor, whose protein sequence is MLTQDQIITLSDILHLMGEPNRLKLLIVCFEGPKSVSELAEQLQLSVPLASHHLSLLRSARLLMANRDGKHIYYSIYDVHVRCILADMLKHFTEETEN, encoded by the coding sequence ATGCTAACTCAAGACCAAATCATTACCTTAAGCGATATCTTACATTTGATGGGCGAGCCTAATCGCCTAAAGCTCCTTATAGTCTGCTTTGAAGGACCTAAATCAGTTTCGGAATTGGCGGAACAATTGCAACTTTCAGTGCCCTTAGCCAGCCATCATTTAAGTTTATTGCGCTCAGCCAGGCTTCTAATGGCCAATCGCGATGGCAAACATATTTACTACAGCATTTATGACGTCCATGTGCGTTGTATTCTTGCAGACATGCTCAAACACTTTACTGAAGAGACGGAGAATTAA
- a CDS encoding zinc ribbon domain-containing protein, giving the protein MSFLKRMLGNYLGGHSGGYGKSHHGQRSKHGNYSNNPESGGLSCPRCKGSLAPGSRFCSQCGSGLENTQCACGATVAAGAKFCGQCGSSL; this is encoded by the coding sequence ATGAGTTTTTTAAAACGAATGCTTGGCAATTATCTTGGTGGCCACTCTGGTGGATATGGAAAATCTCATCATGGTCAAAGAAGCAAACACGGTAACTACTCCAATAATCCTGAATCAGGAGGGTTGAGCTGCCCACGCTGTAAGGGCTCTCTTGCTCCTGGGTCGCGCTTTTGCAGTCAATGTGGTAGTGGCCTTGAGAATACTCAATGCGCTTGTGGCGCCACTGTTGCTGCAGGGGCGAAATTTTGCGGCCAATGTGGGAGCTCATTATGA
- a CDS encoding DUF421 domain-containing protein: MEYIDWINSGQGYICAWIRCLILFVLSVLCIRFTNHRFSLNTPLDFLIITISGGLISRGIVGANSLGLTVEGLITLIIFHFILSKLCFYFKGIGFLFKGCSHYLIENGTFNYNNMRRFSISENDLLEQLRQRLNTDNFDLVDAAILERAGSISFIKKEK, from the coding sequence ATGGAATATATTGATTGGATTAATAGTGGTCAGGGATATATTTGTGCCTGGATCCGTTGTTTGATTCTATTTGTTTTAAGTGTGCTATGTATCCGTTTTACCAATCATCGGTTTAGTTTAAATACTCCGTTAGATTTTTTAATCATTACCATTTCTGGAGGGTTGATCAGCAGGGGGATTGTAGGGGCAAACTCATTGGGACTTACTGTAGAAGGTTTGATCACGCTGATAATATTCCACTTTATATTATCTAAACTCTGTTTTTATTTTAAGGGTATCGGGTTTCTATTTAAAGGATGTTCTCATTACCTAATAGAAAATGGAACATTCAATTATAATAACATGCGTCGTTTCAGTATCAGTGAAAATGATCTGTTAGAACAATTACGACAGAGGTTAAATACCGATAATTTCGATTTAGTCGATGCTGCTATTTTGGAAAGAGCCGGAAGCATCTCATTCATTAAAAAGGAAAAGTAG
- a CDS encoding PDDEXK nuclease domain-containing protein, with product MSTDNDKKIISESGLEIKTFSFTQDYRAFLTNLKDKIRSARLQAALAINKEVIELYWHMGKQIIEKQNWGSKLIEMLSLDLQNAFPETSGFSVRNLRRMRQFAAHFPDITIMPQAVAQLPWGHISLLIHKVKDNNELTWYAEQTIDQGWSRFTLERHVKDSLFQRQAIDAVKSSNFLTRLPSPQSKLAHELLKQPYNFDFLGLHDDAHEREIEHASIEHITKFLLELGKGFAFVGRQIPIGLEESGYFMDMLFYHLKLHAYVVIEFKATKFKPEHAGQLNFYLNLVDDFYKMPEDNPTIGLLLCKSRNKFEAEYALKGIEKPIGISEYQLTRAIPENLKSNLPSIEEIEAELNEMDDKK from the coding sequence ATGTCTACTGACAATGATAAAAAAATAATTTCTGAGTCGGGGTTAGAGATTAAGACCTTTAGTTTTACCCAAGATTACAGAGCTTTTCTAACAAATCTAAAAGATAAAATACGCAGTGCCAGGCTTCAAGCTGCTTTAGCGATAAATAAGGAAGTGATAGAACTTTATTGGCATATGGGCAAACAAATTATTGAAAAACAAAATTGGGGCAGTAAACTTATTGAAATGCTGTCTCTTGATTTGCAAAATGCTTTTCCAGAAACCAGTGGTTTCTCCGTAAGAAACTTACGTAGGATGCGGCAATTTGCAGCCCATTTTCCAGATATCACAATTATGCCACAAGCTGTGGCACAATTGCCTTGGGGGCATATTTCACTTCTGATTCATAAAGTTAAAGACAACAATGAGCTTACTTGGTATGCAGAGCAAACCATTGATCAAGGCTGGTCAAGATTTACACTGGAACGTCATGTCAAAGACAGTTTATTTCAGCGTCAGGCAATAGATGCCGTTAAATCTTCAAATTTTTTAACAAGACTACCAAGTCCTCAATCAAAGCTTGCTCATGAGTTACTTAAGCAACCTTATAATTTTGATTTTCTTGGTTTACATGATGATGCCCATGAACGAGAAATAGAGCATGCCTCCATCGAGCATATTACTAAATTTCTCCTTGAGCTCGGCAAAGGATTTGCATTTGTGGGTCGCCAAATACCAATTGGTCTTGAAGAATCTGGATACTTTATGGATATGTTGTTTTACCACTTAAAGCTTCATGCCTACGTTGTTATTGAATTTAAGGCAACAAAATTTAAGCCCGAGCACGCAGGGCAACTTAATTTCTATCTAAATTTAGTAGATGACTTTTATAAAATGCCCGAAGATAATCCAACAATTGGCTTATTACTTTGCAAATCACGCAATAAATTTGAGGCAGAGTATGCCCTGAAAGGTATTGAAAAACCGATAGGCATATCAGAGTATCAGCTCACTCGAGCAATTCCTGAAAATTTAAAATCAAACCTTCCTTCAATTGAAGAAATTGAGGCCGAATTGAATGAAATGGATGACAAAAAATGA
- a CDS encoding TolC family protein, giving the protein MRYLFYSVLCSAMSLLMNEGLAATPLTFKQALGIAYRNNPELQAEMDKARAMRGTFIQSGLYPNPQLTLTAENFGGSGSYSSYEAAETTASITQPIPLGNRLYYQQKATYGDYLASLAQIQVYKATLYINVGMTYVDALYAGQWYQVTKKLTRLNQDIVAAIERRVKAGAGAELDLRLAQVRLGDARIQEKKAGRDALAQRAKLSRLLGDGLRVDRPLIDKGLPDVTLKWSQLIKKLPQSPQLQQLKIQLQAKRATITAVKKAVWPDLNIQLGGRHFEDDDSNAAVASAYAQVPVFDRNQGKILTAEAQYTQTAHMYQGARLDVRQNVYTVFLQAQQSQYEANLVTNSLLPLARKSITLAQEGYKMGRYTYIELSLSLNTLFEEERHYQQAHADFHKTLIQLTGLLGLHPTKESK; this is encoded by the coding sequence ATGCGTTATTTATTTTATTCAGTCCTTTGTAGTGCCATGAGCCTTTTGATGAACGAAGGGCTTGCAGCCACTCCTTTGACGTTCAAACAAGCCCTGGGCATTGCTTATCGCAATAACCCCGAGCTACAAGCCGAAATGGATAAGGCGCGCGCGATGCGCGGCACTTTTATTCAAAGCGGGCTTTACCCCAATCCGCAATTGACTTTAACTGCAGAAAATTTTGGTGGTTCAGGTAGCTATTCCAGTTATGAAGCGGCCGAAACCACGGCCTCGATTACTCAGCCTATTCCTTTAGGAAATCGCCTTTATTACCAACAAAAAGCCACCTATGGTGATTACCTGGCTTCCTTGGCGCAAATTCAGGTGTATAAGGCAACACTCTACATTAATGTGGGGATGACTTATGTGGATGCGTTGTATGCGGGTCAGTGGTACCAGGTCACGAAAAAATTAACTCGATTAAACCAAGACATTGTGGCGGCCATTGAGAGACGCGTAAAAGCAGGTGCGGGTGCTGAACTGGATTTGCGTCTGGCTCAAGTACGCTTAGGCGATGCGCGTATTCAAGAGAAAAAGGCAGGCAGAGACGCTCTAGCGCAACGCGCTAAATTATCACGACTCTTAGGCGATGGATTAAGAGTAGACCGACCTTTAATCGATAAAGGGTTACCTGATGTGACCTTAAAGTGGTCGCAATTAATCAAGAAGTTGCCACAAAGCCCGCAATTGCAACAATTAAAAATTCAGTTACAGGCCAAACGCGCTACTATTACCGCAGTTAAGAAGGCCGTATGGCCTGATTTAAACATTCAATTGGGAGGGCGTCATTTTGAAGATGATGACAGCAATGCCGCAGTAGCGTCAGCTTACGCCCAAGTTCCTGTATTTGATAGAAATCAAGGAAAAATTCTCACTGCTGAAGCGCAATACACCCAAACAGCCCATATGTACCAAGGCGCACGTCTTGATGTGCGACAGAACGTCTACACCGTGTTTTTACAAGCCCAACAAAGTCAGTATGAAGCCAATCTTGTGACTAATTCCTTGCTTCCTCTCGCGCGAAAATCCATTACCTTGGCCCAAGAGGGCTACAAAATGGGGCGTTACACCTACATTGAATTATCGCTTTCTTTAAACACCTTATTTGAAGAAGAACGCCATTATCAGCAGGCCCATGCTGATTTTCATAAAACATTAATTCAACTCACTGGACTTTTGGGCCTTCATCCTACCAAGGAGAGTAAATGA
- a CDS encoding GNAT family N-acetyltransferase, whose protein sequence is MIVQLSKKEDWKQFKTIRLEALLTHPEAFGSSFEEESNLSDEEFEQNFKKSTIFGAIQNNQLVGCAGFFICSSSKMSHRGMLFSMYIKNEYRGQGIGEALLKAVIAHAKNLVMQLHLTVVTANQRALKLYKKSGFRIYGTEPRSLKIGDKFYDEHMMVLEL, encoded by the coding sequence ATGATTGTTCAGTTGTCTAAAAAAGAAGATTGGAAGCAATTCAAAACAATAAGGCTTGAAGCACTACTTACACACCCTGAAGCATTTGGTTCCTCATTTGAAGAAGAATCGAATTTATCTGATGAGGAATTTGAGCAAAATTTTAAGAAAAGTACTATTTTTGGTGCTATTCAGAATAATCAATTGGTGGGTTGTGCAGGTTTTTTTATATGCTCCTCATCAAAAATGAGTCATAGAGGCATGCTCTTTAGTATGTATATAAAAAATGAATATAGGGGACAAGGTATTGGCGAGGCACTTTTAAAGGCTGTCATTGCACATGCAAAAAATTTGGTTATGCAACTCCATCTTACAGTAGTTACAGCTAATCAAAGGGCATTGAAATTATATAAAAAAAGTGGATTTAGAATTTATGGTACTGAACCTCGTTCGTTAAAAATTGGTGATAAATTTTATGATGAGCATATGATGGTATTGGAGTTATAG
- a CDS encoding recombinase family protein, which produces MKIGYARVSTKDQSLSMQVDALKQAGCTQIHEEIASGAKTARPVLDEILRNLREKDTLVIWKLDRLGRNLAHLIHLTTKLIEKKVGLISLNDPIDTTTAQGRLVFGIFASLAEFERELIRERTNAGLKSARARGRKGGRPKGMTPAAIEKATIAEALYKNGSIPVKKIAEQLGISKTTLYLYLRYRNVDIGAKI; this is translated from the coding sequence ATGAAAATAGGTTATGCACGTGTTTCAACAAAAGATCAATCACTGTCTATGCAGGTTGATGCTTTGAAACAGGCTGGCTGCACTCAAATACATGAAGAAATTGCAAGTGGCGCAAAAACCGCAAGACCTGTACTTGATGAAATACTCAGGAACTTAAGGGAAAAAGACACATTAGTTATATGGAAACTGGATCGTCTGGGTAGAAATCTAGCGCATTTGATTCATCTCACTACCAAACTTATAGAAAAAAAAGTGGGTTTAATCAGTTTGAATGATCCTATCGATACAACCACGGCACAAGGTAGGTTGGTTTTTGGTATTTTTGCATCGCTTGCGGAATTTGAACGTGAATTAATACGAGAGCGAACGAACGCAGGATTAAAATCTGCACGAGCACGAGGCCGAAAAGGTGGACGTCCTAAAGGAATGACCCCAGCAGCTATAGAAAAGGCAACTATTGCTGAAGCCCTTTATAAAAATGGGAGTATTCCGGTTAAAAAAATTGCTGAGCAATTAGGAATTTCAAAAACCACTCTATATTTGTACTTGAGATATCGAAATGTTGATATAGGTGCAAAAATATGA
- a CDS encoding CusA/CzcA family heavy metal efflux RND transporter has product MLEKIIRFSLKHRWFILLFTLMLALFGVYNFQKLPIDAVPDITNVQVQINTQASGYSPYEVEQRITFPIELAMSGLPNLDYTRSLSRYGLSQVTVIFKDGTNIYFARQLINERLQEVKDKLPPEIETSLGPISTGLGEIFMYTVTNKPNLPKEKQYNPMELRTVQDWIIKPQLRNVEGVAEVNTIGGYEKQFHITPDPAKLVRYNLSLTDVVEALRRNNANVGAGYIERNGEQNLIRVPGQVQNIPDIENIVVASFEGTPVRIREVAEVALGKELRTGAATEEGQEMVLGTVFMLIGENSRTVSERVAAKMKEINKSLPEGVEAVTVYNRTELVNATINTVKNNLLEGALLVCIILFVFLGNIRAALITAMVIPLSMLMTITGMVTNKISANLMSLGALDFGLIVDGAVIIVENCIKHLGEKQHEVKRLLNLEERLKVIAYATTEVIRPSIFGVFIITVVYLPILTLTGVEGKMFLPMAETVILALMASMLFALTFVPAAVAIVLNGRVQEKENWLVHYISQGYERVLRRCFHARIGVIGAAVALVLVSLLIAFRLGGEFIPSLDEGDIAMQVMRIPGTSLTQSIAMQDMVEKRVKQFPEVNNVFAKIGTAEVATDPMPPNFADTFIMLKPRKDWPNPKKTKQELVQEIEEAIKQIPGNNYEFTQPIQMRFNELISGVRSDVAVKVFGDDLKVLLKIAEQIDAQLEKTPGAADVKVEQVSGLPLLTVEINRDALARYGLQIGTVQDAIVIATGGKKGGELFEGDKRFDIVVRLPESQRMDTDVLRQVFIPLPPSKDSLRHFIPLSEVAKMVRSESPNQISRETGKRRVVVSANVRGRDLSSFVLDAKQRIEQNVKLPSAYWITWGGQFEQLQSASSRLQIVIPITLLGIFLLLFMSFGSVKNALLVFSGIPLALTGGVFALWLRGIPLSISAGVGFIALSGVAVLNGLVMITFINKLREEKRFYLKDAVLQGSLARLRPVLMTALVASLGFVPMALATGTGSEVQRPLATVVIGGIISSTFLTLLVLPGLYYLFHERRKKVLSK; this is encoded by the coding sequence ATGCTGGAAAAAATCATACGATTTTCACTCAAACACCGCTGGTTTATCCTGTTGTTTACCCTGATGCTCGCCCTTTTTGGCGTGTATAACTTTCAAAAACTGCCTATTGATGCAGTACCCGACATTACCAATGTGCAGGTACAAATCAACACGCAAGCCTCTGGCTATTCACCGTATGAGGTAGAGCAACGCATTACCTTTCCTATTGAGCTTGCCATGAGCGGCTTGCCTAATTTGGATTACACCCGCTCTCTTTCTCGTTATGGATTATCGCAAGTAACTGTGATATTTAAAGACGGCACCAACATCTATTTTGCGCGTCAATTAATTAATGAGCGTTTGCAGGAGGTAAAAGACAAGTTACCACCGGAAATAGAAACCTCCCTTGGCCCTATTTCCACGGGGCTTGGCGAAATTTTCATGTATACGGTGACTAATAAACCTAATCTCCCTAAAGAGAAACAATATAACCCCATGGAGCTTCGCACGGTTCAGGACTGGATTATCAAGCCGCAGCTGCGCAATGTAGAGGGCGTTGCTGAGGTCAATACCATCGGTGGTTATGAGAAGCAGTTTCACATCACTCCAGATCCCGCCAAATTAGTGCGTTACAACTTAAGTCTTACCGATGTGGTCGAAGCACTTCGGCGTAACAATGCGAACGTCGGCGCAGGCTATATTGAGCGCAATGGCGAACAAAATTTAATTCGCGTACCCGGGCAAGTGCAAAACATTCCTGATATTGAAAATATTGTGGTGGCAAGCTTTGAGGGCACCCCAGTGCGTATTCGAGAGGTGGCAGAGGTGGCCTTGGGCAAAGAGCTGCGCACGGGTGCTGCAACCGAAGAAGGCCAAGAAATGGTGTTAGGAACAGTCTTCATGCTCATAGGCGAAAACAGTCGCACTGTGTCTGAGCGGGTGGCAGCCAAAATGAAAGAAATCAACAAATCCCTTCCTGAAGGGGTTGAGGCGGTTACGGTCTACAACCGTACTGAGCTTGTGAATGCCACCATTAATACCGTGAAAAATAATTTGCTCGAAGGGGCCCTACTCGTTTGTATCATTCTTTTTGTATTTCTAGGCAATATTCGTGCAGCCTTAATTACCGCAATGGTCATTCCTTTATCCATGCTCATGACCATTACCGGCATGGTCACTAATAAAATCAGTGCCAACCTCATGAGTTTAGGGGCGCTTGATTTTGGTTTGATTGTCGATGGCGCGGTGATTATTGTTGAAAATTGCATCAAACATTTAGGTGAAAAACAGCATGAGGTTAAGCGATTATTAAACCTTGAGGAACGCTTAAAAGTCATTGCTTATGCCACAACCGAAGTCATTCGCCCCAGTATTTTCGGGGTGTTTATCATTACTGTGGTGTATTTACCCATCCTAACCCTTACCGGTGTTGAAGGGAAAATGTTCTTACCCATGGCAGAAACGGTCATTCTGGCCCTTATGGCTTCCATGCTCTTTGCTCTAACCTTTGTTCCAGCAGCAGTTGCCATTGTTCTCAATGGCCGCGTTCAGGAAAAAGAAAACTGGTTGGTGCATTATATTTCTCAGGGCTATGAGCGGGTTTTAAGGCGGTGCTTTCATGCGCGAATTGGGGTGATTGGGGCCGCAGTTGCTTTAGTTCTGGTGAGTCTATTGATTGCTTTTCGTCTGGGCGGTGAGTTCATTCCAAGCCTTGACGAGGGGGATATTGCCATGCAGGTCATGCGTATTCCTGGTACGAGCCTTACTCAATCCATTGCCATGCAGGATATGGTCGAAAAACGGGTGAAACAATTTCCTGAGGTGAACAATGTTTTTGCCAAGATTGGTACTGCAGAAGTAGCCACCGATCCCATGCCACCGAACTTCGCCGATACATTTATTATGTTAAAACCGCGTAAAGACTGGCCCAATCCTAAGAAAACCAAACAAGAATTGGTACAGGAAATTGAAGAAGCCATAAAGCAAATACCCGGCAATAATTATGAATTTACCCAACCGATTCAAATGCGTTTTAACGAACTTATTTCTGGGGTGCGTAGTGATGTGGCCGTTAAAGTGTTTGGCGATGACCTGAAGGTTTTATTAAAAATTGCCGAACAAATTGATGCGCAACTTGAAAAAACACCGGGAGCCGCTGATGTAAAAGTTGAGCAAGTCAGTGGTCTTCCTTTATTGACCGTGGAGATTAATCGCGATGCTTTGGCGCGGTACGGCTTACAAATTGGTACGGTACAAGATGCCATTGTTATTGCTACGGGTGGCAAGAAGGGCGGCGAGCTCTTTGAAGGTGATAAGCGCTTTGACATTGTGGTGCGACTGCCGGAGTCACAACGCATGGATACCGATGTACTAAGGCAAGTGTTTATCCCCTTACCGCCTTCTAAAGATAGCCTGCGACACTTCATTCCCTTAAGTGAAGTCGCCAAAATGGTACGTAGTGAAAGCCCCAACCAAATAAGCCGTGAAACCGGTAAGCGTCGCGTGGTAGTGAGTGCCAACGTACGTGGACGTGATTTAAGTTCATTTGTCCTGGATGCCAAGCAGCGTATTGAACAAAACGTTAAACTACCCAGTGCCTATTGGATAACCTGGGGCGGGCAGTTTGAGCAGCTCCAATCAGCCTCATCGCGCTTACAAATTGTGATTCCTATTACTTTGCTGGGCATTTTCTTGCTCTTATTTATGAGCTTTGGTAGTGTTAAAAATGCTTTATTAGTCTTTTCTGGCATTCCGCTGGCCCTAACGGGCGGGGTGTTTGCTTTATGGCTTCGTGGAATTCCATTGTCGATTTCAGCAGGCGTGGGGTTTATTGCCCTATCAGGGGTTGCCGTTTTAAATGGCTTGGTGATGATTACTTTTATCAATAAATTGCGTGAAGAAAAAAGATTTTATTTAAAAGATGCGGTATTACAAGGCTCGCTGGCAAGGCTTCGCCCAGTACTCATGACGGCTTTAGTGGCGTCACTGGGCTTTGTTCCCATGGCTTTAGCCACGGGTACGGGCTCTGAGGTGCAACGACCTTTGGCAACTGTGGTTATCGGTGGCATCATCTCGTCCACCTTTTTGACCTTACTCGTGTTACCAGGCTTGTATTACTTATTTCATGAGCGAAGAAAAAAAGTTCTGAGTAAGTAG